In Candidatus Dependentiae bacterium, a single genomic region encodes these proteins:
- a CDS encoding ankyrin repeat domain-containing protein encodes MFFVKKFFMAMMITSLISICQLKGMSNADLQAAHEVACKLAEIKDAKDAEKTFQALKELQDQPYTPEAIAEGLKTYLQTNKYLSSWGNRYSMMFCRDRNRQTLLHLACDSGSTHLVKAIMMAAGDTLFEYLITQDGSDHLPIDNAIRNGYLEIVDIIIDAARNRAWKLICPKREFNNSTSLHLAALYGHNAIVTRLIAFARQTHHDIYDFISIVNNGNATALHNAALGGEAQICTMLIDEAKIAGKAVEFLDIKNWQGRTALDVALWRLEQSDDSEDSDDSEDDECTIQEERERLEKVIEEISNARRCLGMPVN; translated from the coding sequence ATGTTTTTTGTAAAAAAATTCTTTATGGCAATGATGATTACTTCATTGATCAGCATATGCCAACTCAAGGGAATGTCCAATGCAGACCTACAAGCGGCTCATGAAGTTGCTTGTAAGCTTGCTGAAATAAAAGATGCAAAAGATGCAGAAAAAACTTTTCAAGCACTTAAAGAGCTTCAAGATCAACCTTATACACCAGAAGCTATTGCCGAAGGCCTAAAGACTTACCTGCAAACTAATAAGTATTTATCTAGTTGGGGAAACCGTTACTCTATGATGTTCTGCCGAGACAGAAACCGTCAAACGCTTCTTCATCTTGCATGCGACAGTGGAAGCACTCATCTGGTCAAAGCCATCATGATGGCTGCAGGTGATACATTATTTGAGTATTTGATTACTCAAGACGGTTCTGATCATTTACCCATCGATAATGCTATAAGGAATGGATACTTAGAAATTGTTGATATCATTATTGATGCTGCCAGAAACAGAGCTTGGAAACTTATTTGTCCGAAAAGAGAATTCAACAATTCCACCTCTCTTCATCTTGCAGCGCTCTATGGACACAATGCAATTGTTACACGATTGATTGCTTTTGCTCGACAAACTCATCACGACATCTATGATTTTATTAGTATAGTCAATAACGGAAACGCAACCGCTCTGCATAACGCTGCGCTGGGTGGTGAAGCCCAAATATGCACTATGCTTATAGATGAAGCCAAGATAGCAGGCAAAGCTGTCGAATTTCTTGATATAAAAAACTGGCAAGGCCGTACGGCGTTGGATGTCGCACTATGGCGCTTGGAGCAGTCAGATGACTCAGAAGATTCAGATGACTCAGAAGATGATGAATGTACTATTCAAGAAGAGCGAGAAAGGCTTGAAAAAGTAATCGAGGAAATCTCCAACGCACGACGCTGTTTAGGTATGCCTGTCAACTAA
- a CDS encoding Hsp20/alpha crystallin family protein, whose amino-acid sequence MKVTYKSFALLLAFPIHFSIWAQSSDILNNTTAARPSTLKTLTDIQKDVVKELDTLFDDKKPVEDLTPDLRDNLEQLHETASEIKRQTGKLLKSRKNRTASVWDSMFNDMERSQKAFGNFFSNLRKDFGTRAAAASYKINEFESDDGQSYGISISMPGFNEEQVRVSIEENEKDRYKTNRLKIVAHTDVPQKTRSESNGKTVIKHSSQQVASSTYVHGRQQSISYKDGKLNAVIDLPRTIKPDKYTMTFENNVLKIEFEKDNQAEAKTKKLEFTSK is encoded by the coding sequence ATGAAAGTGACGTACAAATCCTTTGCTCTCTTACTTGCTTTTCCTATTCACTTCTCCATCTGGGCACAGTCGAGTGATATTTTAAATAACACCACAGCGGCACGGCCTTCTACACTCAAAACACTTACTGACATACAAAAAGACGTCGTCAAAGAACTGGATACACTTTTTGATGATAAAAAGCCAGTCGAAGATCTTACCCCCGATCTACGCGATAACCTTGAGCAACTACACGAAACAGCCAGTGAAATTAAGCGACAAACAGGAAAATTGCTTAAATCACGAAAAAATCGCACCGCATCAGTATGGGATTCGATGTTTAATGATATGGAAAGAAGCCAAAAAGCATTTGGTAATTTTTTTTCCAATCTTCGTAAAGACTTTGGAACAAGGGCAGCTGCTGCAAGCTATAAAATCAATGAATTCGAAAGTGACGATGGACAATCGTACGGCATCAGCATTTCAATGCCGGGATTTAATGAAGAACAGGTAAGAGTTTCAATTGAAGAAAATGAAAAAGATCGCTATAAGACAAACCGGCTCAAAATTGTAGCACATACAGATGTCCCACAAAAAACCAGGTCTGAATCTAACGGAAAAACCGTTATAAAACATTCCTCGCAACAGGTAGCATCAAGCACCTATGTTCATGGAAGACAGCAATCCATAAGCTATAAAGACGGTAAGCTTAATGCAGTGATCGATTTACCACGCACAATCAAGCCGGATAAATATACAATGACCTTTGAAAATAATGTCTTGAAAATTGAATTTGAAAAAGATAACCAGGCTGAAGCAAAAACGAAGAAGCTTGAGTTTACAAGCAAATAA
- a CDS encoding HIT domain-containing protein, with product MERMYAPWRHDYVTGKARSTGSKEIKNACVFCHQLSQNDDDKYFIVKRFTHCAVVMNYYPYNAGHLLILTYKHVGFLKDLTPLERAEIMEVANASVAALESVMKARGFNVGINMGAAAQGSIPDHLHMHVLPRWQGDTSFLETLTETTIISSDLFKTFSQLKEHFAALNF from the coding sequence ATGGAACGAATGTATGCACCGTGGCGACATGACTACGTAACAGGTAAAGCACGCAGTACTGGAAGCAAAGAAATAAAAAACGCATGTGTTTTTTGCCATCAATTATCACAAAATGATGACGATAAATACTTTATTGTTAAGCGCTTTACCCACTGTGCGGTGGTCATGAACTACTATCCATACAACGCAGGACACTTACTCATCTTAACCTATAAGCATGTTGGCTTTTTAAAAGACCTTACCCCCCTTGAACGTGCAGAGATCATGGAAGTAGCAAACGCTTCAGTTGCTGCTCTTGAAAGCGTTATGAAAGCACGCGGCTTTAACGTGGGCATCAATATGGGTGCAGCGGCACAAGGGAGTATTCCTGACCACCTTCACATGCATGTTCTCCCGCGCTGGCAAGGAGATACCAGCTTTTTAGAAACCTTAACGGAAACAACCATTATTTCATCGGACCTTTTTAAAACCTTTAGCCAATTAAAAGAGCATTTCGCAGCGCTTAATTTTTAA
- a CDS encoding GHKL domain-containing protein — MTTLIKRRIIILIISLLSLFTISWLELYLQRSHHLIGAGINRASLFLLINIHVAAIIVLLFLIIRQSIKLFVERNQEAPGSIFKRNLLFAFILFSVIPSLFVFFTAGKFITKSIDYWFSARIHTGLDNSLKLHESHTSAVRKILAAQGEELAAHVTNGKTLATSNFPLTTTYLWDTTSAKLYGALEDEVRVWRTYRKLNDRTMRSLKIRFYKRLEALQDHAELFDFYGSLYWAKKIGTQVIVLVHRYPESQRTPLIEIQTSRIDYEHLKSMRNPIYLSYLFSFILITLLILFLSIWCAFYLARSISKPLQELLEATAKIRKGMWGIQVSDQPDNDLHNLIVEFNNMTSALRLARQQLEHKNNELMMILENITSSVFLINRFGRILTFNSASKNLMSRTLGITRFKYKKVSVIPRDLHASLFALAKELLHNNSQQIAREIYPTINGESRIFLVQLTRLTLHDALDTKHESGLLVVVEDLTNIVKESQMKTWQTAARQMAHEIKNPLTPIQLATQRLQRKYRDILAYDPAFIGCTNTILNQVKIIKDLASHFSEFASMPDPHIEAVNINAIINELICLYHVSYPDIEFVLTLHEPVPIIKSDAKKLKRVFVNLLDNSVRALQPIAQKRIMITTAPDHELGELAITFSDNGPGMPASVREQLFLPHVSTQKKNMGLGLAIIHDIITHQLQGSIELTPKESGTTFNILLPL, encoded by the coding sequence ATGACTACCCTCATAAAAAGACGAATCATTATCCTGATCATCAGCCTGCTATCACTTTTTACGATCAGCTGGCTGGAGCTCTATTTGCAACGCTCACACCATCTGATTGGGGCAGGCATCAATAGAGCCTCACTCTTCCTGCTCATTAATATTCACGTTGCAGCAATCATTGTGCTGCTTTTTTTGATCATACGTCAAAGCATTAAGCTCTTTGTAGAACGCAACCAAGAAGCACCGGGGAGCATTTTTAAGCGTAACCTCCTGTTCGCGTTTATCTTGTTTTCGGTGATTCCATCGCTATTTGTCTTTTTTACCGCTGGCAAGTTTATAACCAAAAGCATCGATTATTGGTTCTCAGCAAGAATCCATACCGGCCTTGATAACAGCCTAAAGCTTCATGAATCACACACGAGTGCTGTACGCAAAATTTTGGCAGCACAGGGAGAAGAGCTCGCGGCACATGTTACCAATGGTAAAACACTTGCAACTTCCAATTTCCCACTTACAACAACTTATCTTTGGGATACAACCAGCGCAAAGCTCTACGGTGCCCTGGAAGATGAAGTAAGAGTATGGCGCACCTATCGTAAACTCAACGACAGAACCATGCGCAGTTTAAAAATTCGCTTTTACAAGCGACTGGAAGCACTTCAAGACCACGCAGAGCTCTTTGATTTTTATGGATCACTCTATTGGGCAAAAAAAATTGGCACCCAAGTTATTGTTCTTGTACATCGCTATCCGGAAAGCCAACGAACCCCGCTTATTGAAATTCAGACCTCTCGGATTGATTATGAACATCTCAAGTCTATGCGCAACCCTATTTATTTAAGTTATCTTTTTTCATTCATACTCATTACTTTGCTCATTCTTTTCTTATCAATTTGGTGTGCTTTTTATTTAGCACGGAGCATTAGTAAACCGCTCCAAGAGCTCTTAGAGGCAACAGCAAAAATTCGTAAGGGAATGTGGGGAATACAGGTCAGCGACCAACCGGATAATGATCTGCATAATCTTATTGTTGAATTTAACAATATGACCAGCGCACTTAGGCTTGCCCGGCAACAACTGGAGCATAAAAATAACGAACTCATGATGATTTTAGAAAACATCACTTCATCAGTTTTTCTGATTAATCGCTTTGGCCGTATCTTAACGTTTAACTCCGCTTCAAAAAATTTAATGAGCCGCACGCTGGGGATCACACGCTTCAAATACAAAAAAGTTTCCGTCATTCCCAGAGACTTACATGCTTCATTATTTGCCCTGGCAAAAGAACTTTTGCACAACAATTCCCAACAAATAGCTCGCGAAATTTACCCAACAATCAATGGAGAAAGTCGTATCTTTTTGGTACAGCTTACGCGCCTAACACTTCATGATGCTTTAGATACTAAACATGAAAGTGGCCTCTTAGTTGTTGTTGAAGACTTAACAAATATCGTTAAAGAAAGTCAGATGAAAACCTGGCAAACTGCCGCACGCCAAATGGCGCATGAAATTAAAAATCCACTGACCCCCATTCAGCTCGCCACACAGCGCTTGCAGCGTAAATATCGAGACATCCTTGCATATGACCCAGCTTTTATCGGCTGCACCAATACCATTTTAAATCAAGTTAAAATTATCAAAGATCTTGCAAGCCACTTTTCTGAATTTGCTTCAATGCCTGATCCGCATATCGAAGCGGTCAATATTAATGCAATCATTAACGAACTCATCTGCTTGTACCACGTCAGTTATCCGGATATCGAATTTGTCCTTACTTTGCATGAGCCGGTACCAATTATTAAAAGCGACGCAAAAAAATTAAAGCGTGTTTTTGTGAACCTTCTTGATAATAGCGTCAGAGCATTGCAGCCGATAGCACAAAAGCGTATCATGATCACAACAGCTCCTGATCATGAACTCGGAGAGTTGGCCATTACTTTTTCTGATAATGGACCGGGAATGCCCGCATCGGTTCGCGAGCAGCTTTTTCTTCCTCACGTTTCAACGCAGAAAAAGAATATGGGGCTTGGACTTGCCATCATTCATGACATCATCACGCACCAGCTTCAGGGGAGTATTGAACTGACTCCGAAGGAATCTGGCACAACATTTAATATTTTATTACCGCTTTAA
- a CDS encoding VOC family protein, which yields MKVGKVVLVVDSVEEAVKFYTEKLAFDLVGLESSKDGGRQTLVAAHLRKGKNFISFRIPNIEELAEFSFIKRCASRCVGIVIDMKRGLDKYYQRCQKKGLKILQELTQTPSGDKEFSLKDPFGVKLAFVEPTPKKVVQGKLDFFGIPLKKSDIPSKLSDQAKLIDQMVTQIRPFGISRRSGKKFAKIRLKEIIKGS from the coding sequence GTAGTCCTTGTAGTCGATTCTGTTGAAGAGGCTGTAAAGTTTTACACAGAAAAGCTTGCGTTTGATCTTGTCGGTCTTGAGTCATCAAAAGACGGAGGTCGACAGACCTTAGTTGCCGCTCATCTTCGCAAAGGAAAGAATTTTATTTCTTTCCGTATTCCCAACATTGAAGAGCTTGCTGAGTTTAGCTTTATCAAGCGTTGTGCGAGCCGATGTGTCGGTATTGTTATTGACATGAAGCGCGGGCTTGATAAGTATTACCAGCGGTGTCAGAAAAAAGGTCTTAAGATCTTGCAAGAGCTGACGCAAACCCCTTCTGGGGATAAAGAATTTTCATTAAAAGACCCTTTTGGTGTAAAGCTTGCTTTTGTTGAGCCTACACCAAAAAAGGTTGTTCAAGGAAAACTTGATTTCTTTGGTATTCCGCTCAAAAAGAGTGATATACCATCTAAGCTCTCTGATCAAGCTAAACTAATTGATCAAATGGTTACTCAAATTAGACCATTTGGTATTAGCCGTCGGAGTGGCAAAAAATTTGCAAAAATTAGGCTTAAAGAAATTATTAAAGGCTCGTAA